The following nucleotide sequence is from Corylus avellana chromosome ca7, CavTom2PMs-1.0.
CAGTAATGCATTTGCACTCGCAGGTGGCTCGTACGCCGCGCTACTCGACTCAATGACGCGTTGTATAAATTGGTTCCAGAGACTACAAAAACGAGCCGCTCTTCCTTCAGATCTGTTATTTGGAAATGAGCCAATAAGTAGataattaaattatacattAGAACCTATAaaacaagttttttatttagagtttttttcttttttaatgtttttctggGCAATTAGTTTCATAACCTTAAAAGGTTACTGCTAGCAAGATTGGAGACCAAATCGaggttaaaaaaagaaaaaaaaaaaaaaaaaaagcccgaAAGCCCTGCACGCTCGATGGGAATCCACCACGTGGTGTATCCCTATTTGATTGACCAGTTGAAAAGGATTAAACTATGTGAGAGTGACAACCATGTCCTTGGAATACAAGTTAATGATATAATAATAGGGGTTCCTCCTAAAATCCTGATACACTCCACTTCCCCTTTATTCGTCGCACATGGATGTTTCCAGAAGATCTACAAATATTTGGTCAAAAAAGCAGTCCAATATTATGGAAAATTCAAACTATATATCGACTTCCCACCTGACTTGTGTCAGAAGtctaaaataacttataaaaaaatcaatccacCAAGCCAACCCGATTGGATCGGTTTCGGATGCACGGGGATTTCAACAACCCCAAATTAAACCAATGCTTGCATTTgtactacttaaaaaaaaagaaaagaaaaggctttCATTAGCAAAACTATTATTCTTTAATAATCTTTATTATCCTTTCCtgccaataaaaaagaaaaaagaaaaataaaattttctttcccttttttaacAGGAAATTATTACCTATTAAGTAGCACTTAATatgtattatttaatttttatttatcaaaggCAACCTGGTCACGTGGTCCATTTGATCCGTCTGCATCGCCAGCTCATTCACTGCTAATTTACTTCTAAGTCAAAGCGCGGTCAACCAGACCAATACATGCCAACTGCCAAGCCTCTCTGGACTCTGCCACTgcgtctctctctttctctctctctctcacacacaaaaAGATGAATTCTTCACTGTCCAATTTGATGACGTTCATCGTTGCATAGCCTCACATTTACTCACTTTCTTGTTTcgaaacaaaataaatctccctttatatatatatgtttggacATTTACGGTGAGCGAGTAAAGTGTGCCATGCATGCTTCGATCATCACTGATTCACTGCAATATTGCTATTCTTGTGAATATTACCCACGTCATTATAGCGTTGCATTATGCATGCTAATCCTTTTAGAATCTTGTGAGTTTGCTCCTTCTGTCACATTTAAAACTGAATATCTGATGTGAAGATTTCTCGGAATCCATATATGACAAGTGTGAAGAAACTTTTGACCATGGTGAAGAAGATTACAGTAAAAAAGGCCACTTTTCTTGGAAACTTCGTAAAAGCTCTTCACCAATATTTCATTGCCTTATAAACAGAAAAATAGGGGGATTGgttcaaacaaaaaaagggaacctttttatttgtttatttaatggGAAGAATAAAAGAGAGGTTCTCAGCAACTTCGCAAACATCGAATGAAAACATTATATGATTTAATGGCCAATTTAACATGTCAAGACAAAACATCTTATCATGGCATGCGAATTGCGATGTGCATGAATGTCCAaagaaacagaggaaaaaaaagaaaagaaaagaaacataaatctcCAACCCCATAGGCCCTTTTAgatataaatacaaatatatggGTTGTAACAGTAGAAGAGGGGTCCCTACTCCTAGTAGAATTTATTAGGGTTTATTTTGGTTTCACTCTTTTTCATTTCATGTTGGTTTGAAAGTCCATGGCATGCTTAGACATGTACAACTCCGAGCATAAGGGTCACCACTGCGCTCCAATGAGCCCAAGAATCTCCTTCTCCAACGACTTTGTGGATATCCAGCAGGCCGCCAGCAGGCAAGAAAGGAGCTCCAGAGATGCGCCAGCGTCATCGGATTTCGAATTTTCCGTGACAAACTATTCCATGATGAGCGGCGCCGACGAGCTTTTCTTCAAGGGTAGGTTGTTGCCCTTCAAGGACAATTACAACAACCAAATGCAGAGGACCACCACTCTCAGGGATGAGCTTCTTGTTGATGACGACGACGAACACGTGTCGATGAGGCCGCCGAAGGGGTCGACACGGTGGAAGGGGCTTCTGGGTCTGAAGAAAACCCACATTGGGTCCAAGAAAGCTGACAAGGGTGAAGCGTCCGTCGAAAGAAGGCCTGATTTCGTTCGTGAGGAGGCCCATGTCAGCAAGGCTTCacaggtgaaaaaaaaaaaaacacacacacacacacacacacacacacacttatttgcttttttacttttttgtatttttatttttgggtttgtcTCATTAATTTGCTTAATTCCTTCATTGATCGCAGGAGCTGTAGAACTAATGGGGTTCGAGTTACAGAAATGTGGAGATTGGGATATAGATACTTAAAAGGTGTGTGGcattttttttgggaaggaGAGGCTAGAGTGATAGTTTTCTGTTTGGACAAAACTTAGAGAGGGTCCTGATCTGATCTGAATTAGTAGGTTGGTTTTCAACTTtggtggattttttttcttctgagcTTTCAACTTTGGTAGATGTTTGTCCGGTTTCGCTGCTTGGTGTAAAAAATGATTGCAGTTGAACTTgtctcatgtttttttttttttttttctttttttttctttcaattttgttagTAATTTTCTCCTTGTTCAATGGTGTTATGCATCTTCCTCTAAGATCTAATTGTACGTATCGCTCTAGCTTCTATGAATGGGGAGGTGGAAGAACTCTCCTTTTAGCATTTTGTGCACAGAAAGAGGGAGAGCCTCACCGAAGATGTTATTGTTAATTACTCCTACCTCCATGTGAGAAGATGACATCGCCAACATACTGAGATTCTAAGGTATCTTTTTAactaggaaaaaaattaaaaaaggggtGTTCTGGGGAAGGGGTAGTTTGATAGGCAATGTGCTATAAATGTGACAGCTAAGCCACCGCTGTTCATAGTGTAAAAAATCAGTGTGGTGTGGGCCGTGTGGCAGTGCATTGGGGTCCGGTCCGTGACCAACATAAATGGTCTTACCCCATCCGGAAAGGAAAAGCATAGGTACTTTAAGAGCAGGCTCCAACTCACcgcctttatttttttttggtccaactCACCTCCTTTGTTTCTCTCGTTCTACTTCTCTAGCTGTCAACTAATTGTGATTTCTTTTACCAGCATTTCCACCTTCaaaggctttttctttttctttttcttttttttttaagtgtaggGGAAGGAGGAAACATGAACGAATAAGCATTATACCCACaactaaaaaagaaatcatatttACTTCGTATGTATACCAAGAAGGTACAAAGGTTGAAACCCAACCCAACGCCGTAGTAGAATCGGGACTAAgcactcactctctctctcttaaggGGAGATGAGAAAAATTGATACATTTTCCAGTTTCGACAGTAAAGCAGTCATTTGCTCATGAAAAGACGCTACTGTTACACATGGGAGAATAGAAGCACAATAAAAATGGTAGGCAAGCAAGCCAGTAAAGTTTCTCTCCACCACATGCATGGTGTTCAACTATTGCGAGTATCTAAAGCTCCTTCTCACACAGCTCCTACAATAGCAACATATTAATGTTACTAACTGTTAGTTATGTCAGAAATTTATCAAATCATACAACAAAGCATGGCTGGTCTTGTTGTTTTAAGATACAGCGggagattagaaaaaaaatatccacaATGCATAACTGATaacacaaaaatatatacatttggCGCTTAGCATGGACATTGTCACCATGGAGCGGTAGCCTCTACCTGGAACTTGAACTCGTAGCTTTCAGCTTTCGACTTCATGTTATCAATATAGGCACCAAATCCGTAACAGGCTTCCTTTAATTCCGATAGTTTTGCTTCAATATTCCTTATTTCATCTTCTGCGCAACCTTGTTCAGTTCTAGCTTCGAAGTACCTCCTTGTATTTGTGGCACTTTCTGATTCATAGGCAAGGCTTATAACCCGCCGGAGCCGAGAACGTAAGAACCTTACATTCATGCCTAAATGCTCAAAGGCTTGCAAAGTCTTGTCCCAAGCAGAAAATTCCTCTCGAGAGGTGGTAAGCTTGCTAGCTTTTATGGCATCGGCAATATTGACAGTCTCGGAAATAATCCCAACAACCAAGATAAAATTGATGCCGTTTACTAGACTGTCATGAAGAAATGCCTTCTGACTATAGCAGAGCTTGTAGTATTTCTTCCGAACATCCTCAGAGAACTCAGAATCCATACAAATTCCATCTACTAGAATGCAGAAATTCTTAAAACTTTTGATGTCTTTGAACTGGATAGCTGGATCCGGCAACTTAAAGTCTTCCAAAACTTCCGAAACAACCTCCTCACTTTCGTTTTCAGATTGTTCTGCTGGCGGTCCAAGGTTAGGAACAGATCTCGGCGGGTcagtctttttcttcttttctaagAGACCATGAGGCTTTGGCCGTTTCCTCTTGGTATTACTGGAACCTATTGTACCCATCCGCACCCAAGAAGAAACGTTAAAATAGTACAAAATGAAATGTTAACTTCCTGAGATGCATGGATGATACTAAAACTTTAAACATAGACATAAGAACTTGCCTGCAGAACTTTGTTTTGTCTGAGCATCCAAATTTAGTAGCACAAGAGCCCCATCCACTTCAGTTAAAT
It contains:
- the LOC132188473 gene encoding B3 domain-containing protein Os01g0234100-like, whose product is MDRVVKREKGEKVRGEPMETASWEEEEIMMKSTDVDDVILAELYRSPNPKSRPSSSTAKQKKPMDKKEALSSFKKERPESMVKHAVTSQAMKAVISSMKGKAADGLGGARSSAVFEAEELRLNLPQEYPSFVKSLVRSHVASCFWMGLPGAFCKAYLPGKDTTVILEDESRKQYELKYIACKTGLSAGWRQFSAAHKLLEGDVLVFQLVEPTKFKVYIIRPNDLTEVDGALVLLNLDAQTKQSSAGSSNTKRKRPKPHGLLEKKKKTDPPRSVPNLGPPAEQSENESEEVVSEVLEDFKLPDPAIQFKDIKSFKNFCILVDGICMDSEFSEDVRKKYYKLCYSQKAFLHDSLVNGINFILVVGIISETVNIADAIKASKLTTSREEFSAWDKTLQAFEHLGMNVRFLRSRLRRVISLAYESESATNTRRYFEARTEQGCAEDEIRNIEAKLSELKEACYGFGAYIDNMKSKAESYEFKFQELCEKEL
- the LOC132188347 gene encoding uncharacterized protein LOC132188347, with the protein product MACLDMYNSEHKGHHCAPMSPRISFSNDFVDIQQAASRQERSSRDAPASSDFEFSVTNYSMMSGADELFFKGRLLPFKDNYNNQMQRTTTLRDELLVDDDDEHVSMRPPKGSTRWKGLLGLKKTHIGSKKADKGEASVERRPDFVREEAHVSKASQEL